From the genome of Meiothermus sp. CFH 77666:
CCGGGGCCGCCCAGGCCCGCCACGCCCCCACCTACAGTTATTTGGTGACCTGGGCTTCACCGGTACTGGATTTTTTGGGCAGCTTTCACGGCATCGAACTGCCCCTGCTCTTTGGCACCGAGAGCACCTGGCCCTCGAGGGTTTTGTTCCTGACCGCAGAGGCCCTGGACAGTTCCCGGCCCCTGGCCCAAGCCATCCAGTCCCAGTGGCTCCACTTTGCCCGCACCGGCGAGCCTTATTTGCAGGGCTGGCCCGAGACAAAGAGCGGTTATGCGATGGGCTTTGATGCCCGGCCCGACCTGATCCCCGACCCCTACCCAGGGCGCTGTGGGTTGTTCCGCTAGGCCAGGGCGAATAGCATAAAGACATGCCGGTTCTGAAGGTCTCCGCTGCCGACCAGTACCTCATCGCCACCGGCGACACCCGGCTGCTCGAGGTCTGGGAGGCTCTTCCCAAAGGGCTTTTCCCGCCGTTCCCACCGGTGGAGCTACCGGGGGGGCTGGATGGCCTGCTCAAGCGGGGCGGCTTTGCCCAGACTTTTTTTATGGGGAGCGAGGTGCTGGGGCTCAGGTTCAGGTCGCCCAGGGGCCATACCGTTCAGGCCGGGGGCCTTACCGTCAAAAACGTCCAGGGCTACGACCTGGTGCGGCCCTTTGTGGGAAGCTTTGGGGCGCTGGGCGAGGTGCTGGAGGCTACGCTCCGTTTGCGCCCTGGCCGGGCCTCGGTGTTTTTGCGCCGCAAGGCCGAACTGGCCGAACCCCCCCTCAAGCCGCGCTTCTTATGGCAGGAGCTGGCCCATACCCATGCCTTTCATTTTGGGCACCCGCTCGAGGTCGAGCGCTTCGCGCAAACCTTTGGCGGCGAGGAAGTCCGGGGTACCCTGGACTACACCCCGCTATTCCCCAACGGGATGGGCGTGGGCCCCGGCCACCTGATCGACCTGCGCTTTAGCTGGGCCGACGGAGGCGCCAGGCCCCCCATGCCCGAAGCCTACAAGCGCCTGGTAGAAGCCGTTTGAGCAGAAGAGCGCACAAGCGTAGGGGGAGAAGTTGGGGGGCTATAGGCGATAAGCTATAGATTATCGGCGAACAACCTATGAAACCCAAATTTACCGTTCCCGACCATCTGAAACCCTACCAGCGCAGGGTGACGGCCAATGGGGTTGGTTTGCACCTCTACGACTCGGGGGCGGCCCCGTCCCAGGGCCCCCCCTTCCTGCTCATTCACGGCCTGGGCGACGAGGCCGATAGCTGGCAAAAGGTCTTTCCGCTCCTTGCGGGGCGGGGGCGGGTGGTGGCCCTCGACCTGCCGGGCTTTGGCCGTTCCGACCATCCCAAACGGGCCTATACGCTCAACTTTTTTGCCGATACGGTGGCGGCGCTTCTGGAGCAACTGAAAATCCCGCAGGCGGTGCTGGTGGGGAACTCGATGGGGGCTGCGGTGGCCCTGCGGGTGGCTACACGTCGCGCCGACCTGGCGGCCCGGCTGGTGCTGGTGGATGGCCCTCCCGTGCGCAGCAAACTGGGTAAGGTTCAGATGATGTTTTTGATTCCGGGCCAGGGTGAAAAAATCTACAACAGCTTCCGGAGCTCACAGGACGCGGCCTACGAAAGCCTGCGGCCCTACTATGGCAATCTGGACGCCCTGCCCCCCGAGGACCGCCAGTTTTTGCGGGAACGGGTCTGGGATCGGGTCTGGAGCGATGACCAGCGGCGGGCCTATTTCTCGACCTTCCGCTGGATGGCCCTGGAGGGGTTGCTGGGCCGCCCCAGCCCGGCCAGGCTGGGCCAGCTCACGACCCCAACCCTGATTGTGTGGGGTGAGCAGGATTTTGTAATTCCTGTCGAGGCAGGCCGAACCCTGGCAGGCTGGATTCCGGGCGCCAAACTGCACATCATTCCGGGTTGCGGGCACCTGCCGCAACAGGAAAAACCGCTGGAGCTCGTGCGCTTGATTTTGCAGTAGAGCTACATCTGAGCCCGGCAGTCGGGGCAGATGCCGTGGTACTCGACCTGTACGTCTTCAATCTGGTAGGCGGGATACCGGGCTTTGACCTCGCTCAGAAGGTCGGGCAGGGGCTGCACGATGTCGAAGAAGCGGTTGCACTTGCGGCAGACCATGTGCAGGTGCCCGTCCAGGTTGGCTTCGTAGCGCAGGGCCTCCCCAGGGCGGGAGAGCGGCACCAGGTAGCCTTCCTCGGTGAGGGCCTCGAGGGTGCGGTAGACGGTGCCCAGGCTGATGCTGGGCACGGTTTTGCGAACTTCACTGTAGACCCAAGCGGCGTCGGGGTGGTGGCCCTTGGCCTGACGAACCACCTCGAGGACGGCCTTGCGCTGCTTGGTTAGACGTTTGATTCCCATGGTTGTTCCTAAATTATAGCCAGCCAGAAAGGACAAAGGCCACAATCCTGACTGCTATTCTCAAGTTTACCGCAAAACTACCGCCCAAAAGTGGGATGGTGGGGAATGCACTGGAACTACCGGCTCTGCACCGCGCCCAGCAACTCCCGTCCGCCCTCGGCCAGCAAGTCCTGGGCCAGGTCGTGCCCGAGCTCGGCGGCTTCCTCGGCATCGCCCTCGATCTCGGCGCGGATCAGCTCGCGGCCATCGGGCGAGGCCACCACCCCTTGCAAAACCAAAGTATCGTCGCCTTCCAGGGTAGCCAGTGCACCTGCCGCACACTGATCGCCGGCGCCCAGGGCCCGCAGGAAAGCCCGCTCGGCGGTTACCCGCACAAACGAGGCGCGGTGGTTGAGGCTGTAGGCCAGCTCCTCGGCCCAGTCGTCCCCCAGGCGCACCTCGAGGCCCAAAGCTCCCTGGCCCGGTGCGGGCAGCACAATCTCGGGGTCTATCAACTGGTCTATGCGGTTTCGCAAATCCAGGCGGAGCAAACTGGCCGCGCCGATAATCATGGCGTCGTACTCGCCGGTTCCCAGGGCAGTCAGGCGGTCGTCCACGTCGCCCTCGAGGTCGCGGATGTCGAGGTCGGAACGGTACGCCAGTAGCTGGGCCTTGCGCCGCAGGCTGTTGACCCCCACCACCGCCCCCCTGGGCAGCTCTTCCAGGCGCTTGGCGCTGCGCCCCACCAGGGCCTCGCGGGGCTCTACCCGCTTGGGCACCGCAATCAGGCGAATGCCCGGCATTTCCTGGGTGGGTAAGTGTTTGAGCGAATACACGGCAATATCCACTTCGCGTTTACTCAGGGCTTGTCGCAGGGCTTCGGCAGCGCCGCCCTCGGAGGTGTTTTTGGACTGCACGGTGCGTATTTTGAACTCGGTTTCGGGCCAGTTTTCCTTCAGGCGTTCCACCACCCAGCGGGTCTGGGCTTGTGCCAGCAAACTAGCCCTGGCCCCAATTACGATGACGCGCATAACGCCCAATATATTAGCGGGAAATGGCCGAATGTGAAACGCAAAGCGCCGTGTCCAGGCGTTCGGTTAAGGGCCGGTTTTATAAGTCCCGGTAGGGAAGGGGGATTTGCTCGGCCTCGAGTTCAAAATCCTCGTCCACACGCCGGGCCTTCCCCTCTTTTGCCAGCGCATGCAGAGTCTGGCTCACGTACTGCTGCACCCGCCGCAGCGGTAGGGTATCGGGGTTCAGTTCCGGGCGGTGCAGGCGCAGGAAAGCCCGGTGAAAGGCGGGCAGTTCCTGCAGAGCTAGCCGGGCCTCGAGTTCCGACCAACGCAAAGGCGCGTCCATGCTTCTTACAGCTTATCGTGCCCGCACATCGTCTTTGCTTGAACACCTACTACGCACTTGGAGGTAGGAGCTAGGGAGTAGGGTTTAGACGTTGAAAACCACCGCCTACCTCCCACCACCCACCCCCATCTCGGGCGTTGCTGAAAGTGGGCCACTCGCCTAATGTTGGTGTCACACCTTTGGATTTTAGCCATCTGCCCTATCTGGCCTTGCCAAAGGCATACACGAGCTCATCGCCTTTTCGCACCACAAACAGAATGGCTGCCTTGCCTGCACTGTCCTTCAGGTCGTAGCGGGTGCGAATTTCGCCCGCGACCTGGGTTTCCTGCTGGTTCTCCACAAAATAACCCGCCACCGCGAAGCCGGTCAGAATCTGCTGCACAAAGCCTGCGTGCAGCCGGGCCGCCAGGCCGCTGGCCGCGTAAACCTCGAGGTTGAACCGGCTGGCATCAGGAATCCGGGCCACAATGGCCTCGCTGCCCCGCCCGGCCCGAAAGGAACCGGAAGGAAACCGCACATTAGCATCGAGAGTGGAGGCAATAGCCGCGACGGTTGTCACTTCCACCAGGGTTTGGGCCAGGGCGGGGGCCCCCAGGAGAAGCAACCAGGAAAGGAGAAGCGCTTTCATACGACGAGGGTAGCGCCTTGCTGGCGGGAAGCCGGGTCATTTGACGTATGCCAGCGATGCTCTATTTTTGTGAGGCCCACTGGCCAGCATCGCGTCTACCAAACTACCGCGGTGTCTTTGGGCGGCAGGGCCGGCAGCCCCAGCGCCTTCCAGCGCTCGTTCACCCGCCGCACGATTTCGGGCGACATCACAATTTTGGGCGGCCAGCGGCGGGCGAAGCCCTCCTCGGCCAGCTTGCGGGTGCCGTCCAGCACCAGCACCGGGCCCTCCACCCCCGGCATCACCCAGGCGTCGCGCTCGGGGTCTATGTTGTTGAGCACCGCCCACATCACCTCGTCGAAGTCCAGCCGGGTATCGCTATCGGTGAGGAGCATCAGGCGGATACCCGCGCTTTGCGGGGCCGCCAGCAGGCGCTCGGCGATTTCTCTGGCCTGGTGGGGGCGGGTTTTCTCCAGCGTAACCATCCAGATGCCGGGCAGTTGCTTCTGCCGCACCCCCGGAATGCCCGGCAGGCTGGGGTGGGCCCTGGGGGTGAAGGGGAGAGCGCCACCTTCCTCTTCTAGCTTGGCGGTGCCGTCGATGATCAGCTTGCCGCCGTAGCCCATGGCCCGTGAGGAGTGATCCAGCACGTCAATGGGGCCCCTCGAGACCAGGGTGTCGCGCCCTGGCACGGCGTGTTGCAGGGCGTGTTGCAGGGCCTCGGGGCCTTTGAGCGGGGCGCCGGCGTCCGTGACCACCATCACCTTGGCAAACATCATCTGACCCAGGCCCAGGAGGCCGTTGGCCACCTTGTAGCCCTGGCCGGGGTAGCGTTTTTCGATGCTCACGTTCACCCAGTTGTGGGCCACCCCAGCAGGCGGCATGTGGTAGTCGGTTATCTCCGGCAGGATGAGCTGGGCGGCGGGCAAAAAGAGCCGCTCGGAGGCCTCGATCAGGTAAGCGTCCTCCATGGGGGGGCGGCCCACGATGGTCGCGGGGTAGATGGCTTGCTTGCGGTGGGTGATGGCGGTGACGTGGAAGCGGGGGTACAGCTCTTCCAGGGTGTAAAAGCCGGTGTGGTCGCCGAAGGGCCCCTCGAGCACCAGGTCTTCGGCGGGGTCTACGTAGCCCTCGAGCACAAACTCGGCCTCGGCAGGCACCGGCAGGTCTACCGTGATGCCACGGGTGAGCTCCACCGGCCGCCCGCGCAAGAACCCGGCCAGGTTGAACTCGTTGACGCCCGGAATGGGCGGCACCGGGGCCGTAGCGGCGTAGGTCAGGATGGGGTCGCCCCCCAGAGCCACGGCGACCTCGAGGCGCTTTCCCAGCTTTTTGGCCTTGTCGTAGTGGCGCCGCCCCACCTTGTGCAGCTGCCAGTGCATGGCGGTGCTTTGTTTGTCCAGCACCTGCATGCGGTACATGCCCAGGTTCAACTCGCCTGTTTCGGGGTCTTTGGTAATCACCAGTGGCAGGGTGATGTAGGGGCCGCCATCCAGGGGCCAGCACTTGAGGATGGGGATTTTGAAAAGGTCTAGCTGCTCGCCCCGGAGCACCACCTCCTGCACCGGGCCGCCGCGCACTTTTTTGGGGAAAAAGCCCTTCAGCTCGCGCAGCTTGGGCAGCAGGGCGAAGGCTGCCTTGAGGCCGCCCTTGCCAGGGTTCAGGTTCATCAAACTAGCCACCCGCTCGGCCAGGTCGTCCAGGCGCTTCACCCCCAGGGCCCGCGCGGTGCGCTCTGCCGTGCCAAAGCCCCCGATAAAGACCGGAAAATCGCGGTTCTGTACGTTTTCAAAGAGCAATGCCGGGCCGCCCGACTTGACCATGCGGTCGGCGATTTCGGTGATTTCCAGCTCGCAGGAAACGGGTTCCCGGATGCGGAGGAGTTCGCCCTGGCGCTGTAGGTCTTGGATGAATGCCTGGAGGTTCTTGTACATCCACTCTAGCTTAGGCCCTTCGGCCAGCCCCGAGTGTGGGTTCGGGCAAAGGTTCGGGCCAGGGGGCCTCGACGCGAAGGCTGCGCGGCTTGGGGCCTGGACGCACCGGTACGGTCAGGGCCTCGGCCTCAAAGACGAAAGGCTGCTCGTAGTAGATGAGCCCCTCGGTGGTACGCAGGTAGGGTGCGATGGTTTCATTCCAACCAAAACGCGAGGCCAGCTCTATGCCCTTGAGCTGCACAGAAAGCGTCTGCCCCGGCCACAAGAGGCCAGGAAGGGCCAGCACCAAAGCCTTGCGGTCGCGCAGACGCATGAACCCTACCTCGGCCAGCCTTAGGGGGCGGGCGTCCTGCAGTTGCAGGAAGATTTCCAGGGTGGTCTGTACATTTAGCGGAGTGGGTGGTGTCAGAACCGGGCGCAAAAGGTTGGGATGGCTCAGGTAAAGCCAGAAGCGGTAAACATGAAGGTGCTCGGGGGCCGGTGGCCGGGGAGGCAACAAACCCCACCGCAGCGAGCGCAGCTTTTGGATCAACCAGCCTAGCACGATGCGTTCAGTATAGGTCAAGTCAGGCCGGAACGGCTTAATCCAAGCGCAGGTGCTCGAGCCAGAACTGCCGGGGGGTGCCGTAGATCAAGACTGCTTCCAGCCGTACCGGCACATCGTCACGGCCCAGCAGATACAGCACCGACTGGTACATACGGCGGTACTTGGTGGGGGTGAGGGCCTCGAGGGGCGTTCCGAAGGCACTGTCGCGGCGCTGCTTGACCTCGACGGCCACGTAGGTGGGGCCATCCTGCATCCAGAGGTCAATCTCGCCGAAGGGGGTGCGCCTGTTCTGCCCCAGCAGGATGTATCCCTTGGCCAGCAGATGTTTGCAGGCCAGCGCTTCGGCCCAGGCCCCTTTCATAGCGGGCTTTCCAGTACCTGTTCGCCATTCACCAGCACCCGCAGCACCGCCGTTCCGCGCACCACAATCTCCTGGCTGAAGCTCCAGGGCTGCTGCACCGGCCCTTCAAACACCGTATTGACCAGTACCTCGTCCTGCACGGTAATCACCACCACCGCATTGGGGATGTTCTCCGGCAGGGTGTAGCTCACATTGACCCGGCGTTCTTGCGGCCCGGTGGGGGTGGGGGTTGGGGTGGGCTGGTTGGCGTTGGGGTTGGTGGGTTCGGGGGTAGGGGTGGGTGTGGGAATAGGAGCGGGTTCGGGAATGGGTGCAGGCTGCGGCTCTACAGGCGGGGGGGGTGGGGGGGCGGCCAGGCGGGGCGGCTCAAAGGGGGAGGCTTTGGGCAGGGTGGCGACGGGCTGGGCGGCCACCAGCACCCGTACCACGGTTTCGCGGGGTAGCACCACGCCGGGGCCGGGCTCCTGGCCAATCACCAGCCCTTCGGGGGCGCCCGAGGCCACCCGCACCACCTGGGCCTGGAGTTCGGCCACCGTCAGGATGTAGCGGGCCTCCTCGTCGGTCAGGCCGGTCAGGTCGGGTAGCAGGGTCTCGCGCACCGGGGAGCGGGTTCCGGTCGAGACCAGCAAACGCACCCCCTCGCCGGGGCGCAGGGGCTGGCCCTCGCGGGGAATGCTGGAGAGCACCGTGTCGGCGGTGTCGCCGGAGGCGACGCGGGTGATGCCCGCAACCCGGTAGCCGGAGGCCTCGAGGGCCTGACGGGCATCGTCGAGGGAGCGCCCGCTCACGGTGGGGACGCTGCCAAAGCGGGGTTTGTTGATGACCAGCTCGAGCCTGCGCCCCGGCTTTACGCGGGTGCCGGGGTCGGGGGTCTGTTCCAGAATCTGATCCTTGGGCAGCGAAACATCGCTCCCCTCGGCAAACTCCACCTTGAGGCCGTAGGTGCGCACGGCCTCGAGGGCCTGCCGGGGGGTTTTGCCCACCAGGTCGGGCAGCACGTACTCGGGCGGGTTCAGATAACGGGTAGCGGCCTGCCAGAGGGCCACACTGCCCAGGGCCAGCATCAAGAGCCCCGGCAGCCAGCCGGGCCAGTTCCAGCGATAGGCGCGCTGTGGCGGACGGGGTTTGGCTTCCTTGGGGGTACGGGGGGTGGGGCTGGGTTTGGGGGGCATCTCGGCCTTGGTGGGGGGTTCCTGGGGTGCAGGGGGTGAGGAGGGGAGGGGTTTGGTAGGGAGCGCCGGAAGCGCGGGGTTCAGGTCGGGGCGGCTCGAACCCCTGGGGGCCGGGGTAATCTGGGGGCGTAGCTTCCCCACCAGGGGCCGCCCGCTTTCCTCGGTGGCCTCGAGGTCGCTTTCCTGGTAGCCAAACGGCTCCAGGACTTCCAGCAAGGGCTTGAGCCGCCGGGGCTTGAGCGCGGCCCTGGGTTGTTCGGGCCAGAAAACGTAGTAGCGCCCCGGATTGGCCGAAACCAGCACCCCCTGGGGCAAAAAGCCCTGGGCCTCGAGGCGGCGGATGGCGTTTTTGTAGCGGTGGAAGGCGGTGCGGGCCTCGGGGCTATGCACTTCAAACCAATACAACTGTCCCCTCAGGCCCTCCGGGGTTTGAACCTGATAGGGGCGCAAAAAGCCCTGCGCGGGCTCTTCGCTCAGAATGGTGAACTTATCGTCCAGTAGCGACACCACAAGCGATTATACAGACCGCAGAAAGGGCTTTGTAAGTGGAAATAGAGAACTTTTGAAGGCTTGCTTTGTGCCTTTTTGCTGTAGCTACCTGGCTTCAGGTTTCGATACCCCTCAAACCAGCACAGTTGCGGGTAACCTCCAAACCGACCTTTACTGTGCTGCACCTGAATAAAGCTTTCTGATCTGTGATAAAGCCTTCCTGGAAGGGTTCGGCTTTGACTTCACACTCAGGCCGACAATTTCGCAGTATGATTTGCAATTTGACATGCCATTGCTATCATAAAGCCGAGCATGACTTCTCATTTTAGTCGGGTAGCTTTTACCTACGACCGTACGCGGTATCATCCGCCCGAGGTTTCCGGGCGTATCGCTACGGCGCTCACGGCTCCCGTAGAGAAGTTATTCCGCGATCCGTTGTTTCTGGAAATTGGGGCCGGTACGGGCCGTATTTCGGTGCCTATCATTGCCCGGGGGTATCGTTACATTGCCCTTGATGACAACCCGGCCATGCTCGAGGTCTTGCGGCAAAAAGTGGCCGGCGTGGCCCGCAAGGCCCGCTTAGTCGAGGCCGACGCCCGCGAGCTGCCCTTCGAAAGGGCCAGCCTGCATGCGGTGATTGCAGTGCATTTCTGGCACCTACTCGACAACTGGCAGCAAGCCCTGCAGGAGTGCCTGCGGGTGCTGCGTCCGGGCGGCTTTTTGTTTGAGGGCTGGGATCAATCCGACGACGAAAGCGAAGACTGGCGCATCCAGCAGAAGTGGAAGGAAATTTTGGCGGCTCACGGTTACACCCTGGCGCGAGGCCGTCACCAGGCCCGCCTGGCCGAGGTGGAAGCTGAGCTGATTCGGCGTGGCCTCGAGCCCAAAGCCAAAACCGTCGCCGACTGGGTTGAGCTGCGCAGCCCCCGCACCAGCCTGGAAATGCTTCTGGAGCGCATTTACTCCTTTACCTGGGAGGTGCCCGAGGAAGTTTTCAGGCCCTCAGTGGCCGAGCTAAGCCAGTGGGTGGCGGCAACCTACCCCGACCCCGATGTGGAGTACCCCATTCACTGGAAGTTTGTAGTGCGCAGCACGCGGCTGCCCTAGCTTGTCCGCACGGGTCTGGCTCGGCCCGGGCTACTTTTGCAGCGCATAACCAAAGCGCTCCAGGCGCTGCCGAATTTCGGCGTCCATGGGGGGGCGGGCCCCGAACCGCCCGATCACCCAGCCTGCTACCTGCACGGCCAACTGGCCCGCAGCCAGGGCATCCTGGGAGCGCAGGTAATGCCCCAGAAAAGCCCCCCCGAACGAATCGCCCGCGCCGGTGGCGTCTACCGGCTGGTCGCGGGTGGCCTCGAGCTCGATTAACCGGCCCCGGTCGAGAATCAGGGCGCCGTCGGCGGCCAGCTTGAGCAGGATCATGGCCTCGGGGTAGAGCTTTTGCAGGATCTCGAGTACATCCTTTGGCTCCCTGGCACCGGTCAGGGCCTGCCCTTCGTCGAGGTTGGGAAACACAAAATCCAGCGAGAGGTCGCGAGTCATGCGGCGGAACTCCTCCCGCCCGATTTCTCGGATCATCTGAAAGGAGGCAGGGTCAAACGAGATGGTGAGGCCGGCCTCACGGGCGACCTGTACGGCTTTGAGGGCAGCTTGCCGGGGGGGGTCGGTGAAAAGCGACCAGGCGGTCACGTGAAGGTGCCCCGCCTGCTGGATGACCTCTAGCGGCACCTCCTCCGGGCGCAGATCGAAGTCGGCCCCCTGCGAGGTGAGCATGGAGCGCTGCCCCGCCGCATCAATCAAGACCAGAATGACCCCGGTGGGGGTGCTGCCGTTCCAGATGATGTGCGGCTCCACGCCTTCAGCCGCCAGCTCCTGCACAGCAAACTCACCGAAGCGGTCGCGCCCCACTTCCCCGATGAACCCCGCCGGATAGCCCACCCGCGCCGCCCACACCGCCACATTGGCTGCGCTGCCGCCGCCCATGAGCAACACCCGTCCGGTGGTATCGCCCCCGGGCAGGAGCAGGGTATTGGGTTTGGCCAGTACATCCCAGGTGAGGTCGCCAAGGGCAACGAGCGGTTTGAGGTCTGCCATGGGGCCGATTGTACTCCGGCAAGGCATCTTTCGACCTGCCCCCGGTGGTTTGGGGTTGACATCTGTATGTCTCCAAGACAAAATGGAGGTTGCGCGTAAGGGAATTTACCACGAAACGCGATAACAAAGGCAAAACATGGGCCGTTAGCTCAGTCCGGTAGAGCGTTCGTCTCCAAAACGAAAAGTCGGAGGTTCGAATCCTTCACGGCCCGCCAGAAAAACCCTGAACTTACGAACTCGTGCCGACTTATATCGTTGGTCACGGGTGATAAACATCAGCTTGCCTGGACGTTTGATTTGCGAAAAATCTGGGAAGCCTTGTTGGGGCAGTTCTCCCGTGCGCTGGGTCAAACCGCAAACCGCCCAGGACAGCCTGCATTTTCGGAGCTGGCGGGACTGGCAAAACCAATCGTGGCCGGTATTTGTGGCAGTGATGACAGGAATCCTCGTCTGGTTAAAGGTTAAGGCAGCCTTTGAGCTGCCATGCTAAGATGCCCCAACGCTCCAAGAGGGAGGTAAGCCTGTGGCAAGAGGCATTTGGCTTGTTTGTTGTTTGCTGCTGTTGT
Proteins encoded in this window:
- a CDS encoding menaquinone biosynthesis decarboxylase, whose translation is MYKNLQAFIQDLQRQGELLRIREPVSCELEITEIADRMVKSGGPALLFENVQNRDFPVFIGGFGTAERTARALGVKRLDDLAERVASLMNLNPGKGGLKAAFALLPKLRELKGFFPKKVRGGPVQEVVLRGEQLDLFKIPILKCWPLDGGPYITLPLVITKDPETGELNLGMYRMQVLDKQSTAMHWQLHKVGRRHYDKAKKLGKRLEVAVALGGDPILTYAATAPVPPIPGVNEFNLAGFLRGRPVELTRGITVDLPVPAEAEFVLEGYVDPAEDLVLEGPFGDHTGFYTLEELYPRFHVTAITHRKQAIYPATIVGRPPMEDAYLIEASERLFLPAAQLILPEITDYHMPPAGVAHNWVNVSIEKRYPGQGYKVANGLLGLGQMMFAKVMVVTDAGAPLKGPEALQHALQHAVPGRDTLVSRGPIDVLDHSSRAMGYGGKLIIDGTAKLEEEGGALPFTPRAHPSLPGIPGVRQKQLPGIWMVTLEKTRPHQAREIAERLLAAPQSAGIRLMLLTDSDTRLDFDEVMWAVLNNIDPERDAWVMPGVEGPVLVLDGTRKLAEEGFARRWPPKIVMSPEIVRRVNERWKALGLPALPPKDTAVVW
- a CDS encoding DUF5639 domain-containing protein — protein: MPVLKVSAADQYLIATGDTRLLEVWEALPKGLFPPFPPVELPGGLDGLLKRGGFAQTFFMGSEVLGLRFRSPRGHTVQAGGLTVKNVQGYDLVRPFVGSFGALGEVLEATLRLRPGRASVFLRRKAELAEPPLKPRFLWQELAHTHAFHFGHPLEVERFAQTFGGEEVRGTLDYTPLFPNGMGVGPGHLIDLRFSWADGGARPPMPEAYKRLVEAV
- a CDS encoding transcriptional repressor, producing the protein MGIKRLTKQRKAVLEVVRQAKGHHPDAAWVYSEVRKTVPSISLGTVYRTLEALTEEGYLVPLSRPGEALRYEANLDGHLHMVCRKCNRFFDIVQPLPDLLSEVKARYPAYQIEDVQVEYHGICPDCRAQM
- a CDS encoding YraN family protein, coding for MKGAWAEALACKHLLAKGYILLGQNRRTPFGEIDLWMQDGPTYVAVEVKQRRDSAFGTPLEALTPTKYRRMYQSVLYLLGRDDVPVRLEAVLIYGTPRQFWLEHLRLD
- a CDS encoding sugar kinase; this translates as MADLKPLVALGDLTWDVLAKPNTLLLPGGDTTGRVLLMGGGSAANVAVWAARVGYPAGFIGEVGRDRFGEFAVQELAAEGVEPHIIWNGSTPTGVILVLIDAAGQRSMLTSQGADFDLRPEEVPLEVIQQAGHLHVTAWSLFTDPPRQAALKAVQVAREAGLTISFDPASFQMIREIGREEFRRMTRDLSLDFVFPNLDEGQALTGAREPKDVLEILQKLYPEAMILLKLAADGALILDRGRLIELEATRDQPVDATGAGDSFGGAFLGHYLRSQDALAAGQLAVQVAGWVIGRFGARPPMDAEIRQRLERFGYALQK
- a CDS encoding class I SAM-dependent methyltransferase, which codes for MTSHFSRVAFTYDRTRYHPPEVSGRIATALTAPVEKLFRDPLFLEIGAGTGRISVPIIARGYRYIALDDNPAMLEVLRQKVAGVARKARLVEADARELPFERASLHAVIAVHFWHLLDNWQQALQECLRVLRPGGFLFEGWDQSDDESEDWRIQQKWKEILAAHGYTLARGRHQARLAEVEAELIRRGLEPKAKTVADWVELRSPRTSLEMLLERIYSFTWEVPEEVFRPSVAELSQWVAATYPDPDVEYPIHWKFVVRSTRLP
- a CDS encoding PASTA domain-containing protein, with protein sequence MSLLDDKFTILSEEPAQGFLRPYQVQTPEGLRGQLYWFEVHSPEARTAFHRYKNAIRRLEAQGFLPQGVLVSANPGRYYVFWPEQPRAALKPRRLKPLLEVLEPFGYQESDLEATEESGRPLVGKLRPQITPAPRGSSRPDLNPALPALPTKPLPSSPPAPQEPPTKAEMPPKPSPTPRTPKEAKPRPPQRAYRWNWPGWLPGLLMLALGSVALWQAATRYLNPPEYVLPDLVGKTPRQALEAVRTYGLKVEFAEGSDVSLPKDQILEQTPDPGTRVKPGRRLELVINKPRFGSVPTVSGRSLDDARQALEASGYRVAGITRVASGDTADTVLSSIPREGQPLRPGEGVRLLVSTGTRSPVRETLLPDLTGLTDEEARYILTVAELQAQVVRVASGAPEGLVIGQEPGPGVVLPRETVVRVLVAAQPVATLPKASPFEPPRLAAPPPPPPVEPQPAPIPEPAPIPTPTPTPEPTNPNANQPTPTPTPTGPQERRVNVSYTLPENIPNAVVVITVQDEVLVNTVFEGPVQQPWSFSQEIVVRGTAVLRVLVNGEQVLESPL
- the hemC gene encoding hydroxymethylbilane synthase; the encoded protein is MRVIVIGARASLLAQAQTRWVVERLKENWPETEFKIRTVQSKNTSEGGAAEALRQALSKREVDIAVYSLKHLPTQEMPGIRLIAVPKRVEPREALVGRSAKRLEELPRGAVVGVNSLRRKAQLLAYRSDLDIRDLEGDVDDRLTALGTGEYDAMIIGAASLLRLDLRNRIDQLIDPEIVLPAPGQGALGLEVRLGDDWAEELAYSLNHRASFVRVTAERAFLRALGAGDQCAAGALATLEGDDTLVLQGVVASPDGRELIRAEIEGDAEEAAELGHDLAQDLLAEGGRELLGAVQSR
- a CDS encoding alpha/beta hydrolase, whose amino-acid sequence is MKPKFTVPDHLKPYQRRVTANGVGLHLYDSGAAPSQGPPFLLIHGLGDEADSWQKVFPLLAGRGRVVALDLPGFGRSDHPKRAYTLNFFADTVAALLEQLKIPQAVLVGNSMGAAVALRVATRRADLAARLVLVDGPPVRSKLGKVQMMFLIPGQGEKIYNSFRSSQDAAYESLRPYYGNLDALPPEDRQFLRERVWDRVWSDDQRRAYFSTFRWMALEGLLGRPSPARLGQLTTPTLIVWGEQDFVIPVEAGRTLAGWIPGAKLHIIPGCGHLPQQEKPLELVRLILQ